The Aspergillus fumigatus Af293 chromosome 3, whole genome shotgun sequence region GCCAGCGAAATGTGAGGCGGCCGCACGGCGCCACGCAGCCTCGGTCGCAGTCAGGAACAATGCATTCCCGTCAACAATGTAGCTGGTTGAAGTTAGTAAGCCGATGCCATCCTCGCAGGATTCTGGGCCCGTCTGTGAGCGCTTACATGATCGGAAGGGGCCCGCGACCAGTCTGTTTATCCTCCCAGTGCAGTGGCCAAGATACTTGGATCAGATACGGTTCACCCCGGTCGTTTTCCAGGTAGAACTGCTCCGAGTTGGGCAGCGGGACCGGGGTTGGCCTGTCCCCCATCTTGACGGATTTACCTATTTCAACGCCGAAGCCCAGCGCGACAGTCTGAGAGAAATCACAACCTATCCCCAATTAGAGTACGGGAGACTGTGATTGTGCGGGAAAGGCGTTTTGTCTTATGAGACCGGACAGGGGTACATCTGAAGAAAACAGCAAACAGGCGGTCTCAGGCATTTTCTTTGTAAGGCCCGATTTCGGGTTCCACTGCGAGGCAGGCAGCCACCGGCTGGGGCCAACTTTCAGGCGTAAAAATTGTCATGTAAAAATTACTGGGATCGCCGAAATTGGACCAATATACTGGTGACGGTGACCAGGACCCATCGAACCAGAAACCCTAATCTGATCAAAGAATTATCAATCTTATCACGTCCGATCAGCAGCTGCGCCTCCCCCCGCCGCGGTGGGAATGGCCAGTCAAAACCTGATAGTGCCCAAACCAATACAAAAGACCCGCTGCAGCTAGAATCTTTCCGATACCGGGTTAGCCATTTTGGAAAGAAACGCCAGGACTGGTGGAGACGTGCTCTGCGGTCACAATGATCTTACGTAGAAAGGAGGTATACACCTTGGCAACGGGAGTCGTTGGgctatacggagtacttacACGGGCTTCTGTGCTCGCATTCTTGCAACCTCTTATTTGATCCTCAGAGACACCGAGGGTAGAGAAAGATCCGAGATAGAGAAACGAGGTGTCTAGAGGAAAGAGGTGTCCACCATCATGGCTGCCACTTCGGAAGCCTCTACGGAGGTAAAAGCATCAGCGAAGCCAAGTGTACGTTCTGTTCCTTTCGAGCCATTTGGCTCTGAATAACGCCCTGAGGCTCATCGAGACGTCTACTTTCTTCAGATCTGGCGCCGCGCCACGTCGTTCGGCCGTCTGCTGTTCTATGCTGTCCCCTCGTCCACCGATTTGATTATCCTGCTCGTTGGCTTCCTGGCCGCGGTTGCATCCGGCGTCCCGTTCCCGATCATGTCAATTGTCTTTGGGCAACTGGTCAACGGACTGAACTCGGCTACCTGCGATGTTGACCCCTCCACCGCCGCATCCTACCAGGCTGGGATCAACTCCAAGATACTGCTGATTGTTTACGTTGGAATCGCCTATTTTGCACTCATCTATATCCACACCCTTTGCTGGAACATTTTCAGCGAGAGGTTGGCTCAGCGCATACGCGAGAGGTATTTCAGCGCCATTCTGCGACAGGATACAACGTTCTTCGACAACCGGCCTGCTGGGGAGGTGTCGGCACGCATCACAGACGAAATAGCGGTCGTGCAGCAGGGGACGAACGAAAAGGTCGGCATTGTGATCAGCAGTGTGTCTTTCTTCGTTGCCGCGTACGTTGTCGCCTTCATCAAGGATCCCAAACTGGCTGGCATGCTCGTATCCCTCACGCCCGCATACCTCACCATGGCACTAGGTGGTGGATACTTGGTGCAGAAGTACGTGGGCCGCTCGATAGaggccatggccatggcatcGTCCGCCGCGTTGGAAGCGATCTCCAACCCACTGGTTGTGCATGCCTTCTCTGCTAATGCACGCTTGGAGCAGAGGTTTGTCGAAGTCCTGGCGCCGGCTCTGTCCGCCGGCGTATGGAAATCGGTGGCGGTGGCATTGCAGGCGGGGCTTTTGTACTTCATTGCCTTCTCGGCAAACGGGCTTGCTTTCTGGCAGGGGTCGCGACAGATCGCCAGTGCGGTAGAATCGAATATCACTGGTATTACGATTGGAGACACATTCACTGTCATTCTGATTCTCATAGACGGTACGTTGATCTCCTTGGCTCAGATATTGAATGGGAGTGTATACTAAGCCGACTGCGGCAGCGTCCTTGGTGCTCAGCCAGGCTGCTCCATTCTTGCGAAGCTTTGATGCCGCATCCGTCGCTTTTGCCAAGTTGGAGGCGGATATGAACCGGCCGGCGGTGATTGACGGCACCGTCGAAGGCACAGGTGGGTTGCTTTCAGACGTTGCCGGAGAGGTGGAGCTGCGCAATGTTGACTTTGCCTTCCCATCCCGTCCCGATAAGCCCGTGTTGCAAGGCCTGTCTTTCGTCTGCCCAGCTGGTCGGCAGACTGCCATCGTTGGTCTTTCCGGTAGTGGTAAATCCACAGTTGCCGGACTGATCGCCCGATTCTATGATCCGGTCGAGGGCACTGTGCTTTTGGATGGCCGTGACCTCCGAGAGCTCAACGTCAGGTCAGTGCGAAGCCACATCAGTCTCGTGCAACAGGAGCCCTATCTGCTCAACCGATCAATCCTGGAAAACATTGCCCTTGGGCTGATCAACTCACCCAAGCACGAGCATCTGCGGCCGGCACTGATGAGCGACGTCCTTGCCAAAGTTGCCGCTGCAGTCCGCGATGGCCAATCCTTGACGGCAGCCTCCCAGGAGCATGGTGACCTCGTCCGGGAGATCGTGGAACTGACGCTGAATGCTGCGGCATTGGCTGATGCGACCGGTTTTATTGAACGTTTGCCGGAAGGGTTCGGGGCTTCTGTCGGTGCCCAGGGCCATCTCATTAGTGGCGGGCAAAAGCAGCGTATCTCCCTGGCCCGGGCCTTGGTCAAGGATCCACGGattctcatcctcgatgaAGCGACTGCCTCCCTCGATTCGGCCTCGGAATTGCGGATTCAACAGGCCCTGGGCAAACTGGCCGCCGGACGAACCATGATCATAATTGCTCATCGGCTGTCGACGGTCAAGACTGCGGACAATATCATTGTTCTACGACAGGGCAAGCTGGTGGAGCAAGGAACACACCGGGACCTTATGGATGCTCGTGGCGCGTATGCCGAGCTCGTTCGTCTGCAGAATCTCAACATCAACGGTAGCGAGGAGGGTAATAGTACCGCCGCGGCGAGCTCCAACTGTTCCACGGAAGAGATCTCCGAGAAGGCCGGGGCCCTTGAGACATCGACCGTCGCTGATGTCCCCCATGCTGATACTCGGGAACCAGCAGATGAAGTGGTGGAAGGGGAGCGGACGTTCTCCGCGACTGCACAGTCGATGGGTGCCCTGTTGCGGCCGTACTCCTTCGTGCTGGTCATCGCCACTGTTGGAGCAATCGTTATTGGCGGCACATACTGTGGATCGGCTCTGATCTTCGGGAACGTTGTCAGCAAGCTCAGTTACTGCGAAGAACCTGGCTCCATCCGTCATGCGGGTGAATTGTTTGGGCTGCTGTTtttcatcctcgccatcatTGAGTTCACTGCCAATTTTTCCAGCTGGTCACTCTTTGGCTGGGTTGCCGAGCAGGTTGTGTACAAGGTGCGCGTCCTCAGTCTGCGGTCCATTCTCGAACAGGATCTGGCATGGCATGAATCTCAAGGCCGGAACCCATCTCTGCTCCTTGGGCTGATTACCAAGGACAGCACCGCCCTCGGAGGCCTGACGGGGTCTGTGATCTGCACGCTCCTGTCCATCTTGGTCAGCCTTGTGGCGACTATCACCATGACGCACATTATTGCCTGGAAGATTGCGATAGTATGTCTCTCCGTTGTCCCCCTGCTCCTGGGTGCTGGTTACATGCGTGTCACCACGTTAGCCCGCTTTGAAGAGGAACATCTGGAAGCGTTCGCAAACTCCAACGCCATCACCGTCGAGGCCGTCAATTCCATCAAGACGGTGATGTCGCTTTCACTGGAGCACGAGATTCTCGGTACATACCGTCGCTCACTCCAGGAACCGATGCGCCAAATCACAAAGCACAGTGCCTGGGCCAATCTGTGGCTGGCGGTTGGGTACGGTCTGAGTAACTTCCTCTATGCGCTGGCCTACTGGTGGGGATCAACGCGCATTATGGCAGGCGAATACACTCCGACCCAGTTCTTCATCGTGCAGCTCGCTCTCCTTGTTAGCTCCCAGCTGTGGGGGCAGGCGTTCGCCCTCGCGCCCGACGTGTCGCGCGCATTCAGTGCCACCCGACGTCTACTGAACATGCTCGACATGGGATCGACGAAGAAGCTCTCGGCGCCTCTGACGCCGGTCTGGGATGTCGAAGAAGCGACGGCAACTGGTGAGAAGGCCCCACCGGCGGCTGGGGGTGTTAGCGTCGCGTTCAAGcaggtcttcttctcctATCCGGCACGGCGAGAGTCGCCAGTCCTGCACGGCCTGGACCTGAGCATTCAACGCGGGCAGTTCGCCGCGCTTGTGGGGCCAAGCGGCGCTGGCAAGTCCACGATTGTCTCGCTCGTGGAGCGCCTGTACGCTCCCACGGCGGGGACCGTTGCGATAGACGGGCATGACATCGCATACGGCGATACCTCGTTCCGCTCTGCTATTGCCTATGTTCCGCAGCAAAGCGTCCTGTTCAATGGCACCATCCGATTCAACCTGACCCTCGGTGCGAGACCCGGGCAAACAGTCTCCCAGGAGGAACTCGAGGAAGCGTGCAAAGCGGCCAACATCCACGACACGATCATGCAGCTACCTGACGGGTACGACACACTCTGCGGGCCCAATGGTGACCGGCTGTCAGGCGGGCAGAAGCAGCGGTTAGCGATTGCGCGGGCGCTGATCCGTAAGCCTaggctgctgcttctggacGAGTCGACGAGTGCGCTGGATGCGGAATCCGAGCGCTTGCTTCAGGATGGCCTTGAGAAGGCTGCGAAACATATGAccatcatcgccattgcGCATCGGCTGTACACTATCCGCAAGGCCGACGTGATCTTCCTGATTGAGAATGGGAGGTGCGTTGATCAAGGCACGCACGCGCAGCTGATGGAGCGTAGCGAGAGCTACCGTGTCAACGTCCTAAACCAAGCAGTTGACTCGTGATGCCCGCGGCCAAAGGATCATACGATGTTCTACGCGGCTGGGAGCCTGAGCTGCTCCAGATCACTTAGGTTCAGTTATGTCAGTAGCAATAGTAAGGAATCCAGAAGCTGCTAGAGTAGTCTGTGCTCGCTCAGCGGTATTAATAACCAGAAATTTCTTTTGACTGCGAGGAGCGACACATTCTTTCTGATCAAAGTTGTGGCAAACAGACGGTCTCCTGGACTGGAGTTATCTACTTGTCCGGTTTGCGGCCATACACCACCGAGACATGGATGTAACCGTGGATGCTGGGATGGCGCACTGCCTTTCTCATCTCAGCAATTGTCATTTCAACCTCGGCTGGAGTAAGCTGCACAGGAGTCAGTCAGTACCCGCTTGGAGAGGAATGAGGGTGACAAGCACTCACTCCCAGCACCTGGGTCCACAAGTACATCACCCACATTTCCATGCTCTCTTCAATCACCAACCGAAAGCACTTCCCCAGCGTCTTTAGGTGCTTGTCCTTCGACCACAGCCCAATCGGTAGTTTGTATCGTCGCTCGACCACCTCGACGAATCCGGTGTCGACCATGCGCTGCTTGGACTCGTCGACGATGCGAAGGGTCTTGTCGAATCGATCACCGCTCTCCAGGCTCGCCTTGCCCATTTCTTGTAGACGGTCCCAAGGTGAATGTGGTCGTCGGATGTAGGCTCAACTCCCATCTCGACTTGCTCGATATACCCGCCCGGCACGAGGTGTCTTCCACCCTTCATTAGCAGACTAAGTCAGACCAACTGCGGCATTGGCGACGGGCGCACTTCCGAGCCGGTTGATAAAACCTATTCCAGTCGGCCACGGAACCATACAACCCCCGCACATGGGTGTAGTCAAACCGCTCCCGGTACACCCACTCGTCACAGCAATTGTCGACTTCAAAGGTCAGGTTCGGCGGTACCATGCGCGGTTGGATACGTGAGAGATCCGTCCCGATGACGTGGCTGCCGGATACATATCCGCAAACTCCACGGCCCAGGCCCCCGTCCCCGTCCCGACATCCAGGACTCGGTTCGGATCCTGTAGGGAGGTCACCTCGGAGTCTGTCGCGGTGTACGCTGAAGCCAGTCCTCGCCCGAGTCAATGGCGATGGTTTCTGCCCGGCCGTCATCTTCGGCGGGACGGTTTGGCCGACACAGCACGGGCTGACAGGGACATCACCCTTTATATGCGGGACATATCAACATCTGACGTACTAGCAGCCCGATTATGGATCTGTGCAGGTGGTTGCGCAAGGAGTGAGTTGATTGACCAATCATGGCGGTGCCCTGACTCGCGGGTGCTAAACTGTTATGTCCCTACGAGCTGGGATCTGTAATAAATCTGACATTTTACAGTGTCTGGAAAGTACCGGCGTAGATCCAATGTCCAACATGCCATAACATCAGGCATCGCTGCCAAGTACTCCTGACTCCTCCGAATTCCACCAGGCCTGAAAAAGCAAACATCTACAAGGGCATGGCCTCGTGCATCTCCTTTAGCCGTAAAACAGGGAACTGAGCTCGTAGCTGGCTCTGGGGATGTTGTACGTGGGTCAGCTTTCTGAGTAATGGAGCCTAATACCTGCTCACATCACAGCTTTCATTACTAAGTATAGAAGGGTAGTGTGTgtgatggtgatgagcaCGTCCATCCAGGCAGAGAGGGGAGAGTAATGTGATCAAACCCTTCTGGATAAAACCAATCCTGAATCAGGCTGGTTACGAGGGCTTAGACTCCAATATCAGAAAATAACACTCGGTCAAATACTCATTCACTCTTATTCGGATACCCCTAGCTTGCAGTACAACGGCGGTGCACAGGGTATAGGCAAAGTCACCTATACTGTATACAATGCGGCTGGTTACTCTTCCACCAAACAGTTGTCTCAGCTAAAAACCACCACGCTATATGGTACTGTCATGATGCCACTGCGTGGGACTTGGCCATACCCTGCTAACACCCTGTGTGTTGTACCTGGCCCACCCATATCTCccttgttcttgaagatAAAGAATCCCCCATGTGCTTATAGGTCCAACACCAACCTTTATTGAGCAAGGCAGTGACCAGGGTTGATTTATGTGTATACAGGGACAAAAAGGATCTATCTTATGCACTTAGAAATATGATGCTAACAGCTGATAGAAGCAGAGTACTGAAAGCAAGATGACGTATCATCGGGCTGGTCTAGTATTAGGTTAGGCATTGTGCTCTGCATAATCTGATATTCTGTACAACCCACTCTCTAAGCTTTACAGCCAAGTATAGCATAAATTAAAGTCCTAGGATAAATCCCATACCACCTATATTATAGAACTCACAACAAAGCAACCCTCTTTCTCTCAGAATATTCTCATCAGTTGGTCGGGAAAACGATCTGAGACCTCATTGTGATATACAAAGATGGTTGTGCTATTTGCCGAACAGCAAAATATGGGAAGGTATATTCAGTGCCTTCAGTATGGCAAGGCAAGGAAGAGCTAAAAATCCTTTAAATCAAGCTTCACACCCTTGATGACATCCCTGACCTATTCAAGAGACAATTACACAGAAAGATTTAGGGCTTAAATTGTCCTTTTATAAGCCCGTAAAATCTAAGCACTAAGTTCGGCTGCACTAATATTCAAACCCTAgctgttgatgatgatgacaatgatgataTTTATGATTAAGGATGGTTATTTTAGAGGGAGATTTAAGGACTAGAACTGAGTTGCATGAGGAAAAGATCACAAGGGGCATGAGAAGGCAGCATCAATAACTACAAACTACTCATTAAACCTATGTATAAGATGCTACACCCCTTTCTTGGTTCTCAAGAAGCCCTGTTGAATAAAGATGCTTagcaggaggagggagcTAGAGAACTCTAATATATTAGGATAATATCTAAGGCTCTTTTAAGCTTGAAGAGTAGCCTAATATTATTCTCTCTAGTCTTGTACCTGTAGCAGGATTAGTAATGAATAGAACATTCGGAATAACTTAAGATGTAGACAGAAGCCATTAACACTATGAAGGTCTGTGTCTCTGTGATGTCTTAAGTAGGTAAACTAGAGGAGAGCAAGAATAGAGTCATGACCACCACCCTGAGTGTATCACCATTTCAATTAATGACATCTGATCCCCTTCACACCCTCCTACATGCCTTCAAAATGGTTTTAGTTTGGGATGCCCTCACCCAGACTCAAGGACATCACCCTGCTGGAATTTTCCCCATCCACAATATTCTTGAACTTGTGCTTGTTCACAGCAGGTGTGTCCTAAGTCCAGAAGAGGTTGGCCTGTATATCTGTCTTGCCATTCTTATAACCATGAACCGCTTGGGACATCTTTATGCTTAAAACCAGTTGTTGCTTAGTAGAGAAATCTACTTAAAGCTCACTCAGTTGCTTCGTAAATAAGTGATGTATGGTATCTTTAAAGGCATTTCCATCTGCCTTGCTTGCGTTGTAGATAGAGAGGTCGCTAAATGGATTTTCTTGAGGGCCATTGTGAGGAGACGGCGATTATGGGAAACTGAGATACCCAAGGCTGGACTCACAGCTTCACAATCACAAAGTTTGGTCAAATTGATTGGGCTCAACTTTTGGACCCACTTCGGATATAACATTGCCCTAATAACTTGAGACTTGAGACTCAGTGATGTTTCCCTTTCGGGCGAAATTTGGATACAGAAGGGTACCCACTTGGACGCCCCCAAGGCGTACACAGAAGTCGAATGATGGGGGGATACATTCCTGGGACGGAGACGCTGTGTCGTCGGTTGGGAGCGAAGGATGAGTTTCGGTATCGATATGGGTTATTTTGGTGGAAATGGGATAGGAGGAAAGGGGGGGTGAACGGATTGGTTCCGTTGCTGACTCGGTCGTTTGACGGTGGTATATGGATGGGAGGGATTGTGGAGTGGGATCTTGGTCGAGGAGGTGGACGGAGTCGTTTCTTTGGAGAGGGTAAGGATTTTCAcctggtggtgatggtgaaaTTTGAGCGCGGGGTGTCTGTGGATAGGAGTACGTTGTTGGACGATAGTATGGGGGCGCCGGAGAGGATATTCGTGTGTCGGCGTAGGATATCTGGTCGCAGTCGGAAGAAAGTGGTACGATTGTGGGAGGAGTTTATTGGGAAGAATTGTATGAAGGGGACGTTGTTTTGCGGGGGATTGGACGAGTTGTCGGTTGGGAAAGGAGAGATGGATGATTTGCGCATTCGTTCGGATGGAGGTGACGGTAGTGGGAATCGGAAAAGGGGTGATCTGGGGGagaaagaggatgaggaggtttATGGCGAGACGAGTGAAGTTGGGGTTGATCGGGGAGGGTCAGTGGTAGGTAGGTTAGGGGTAAGTGAGGAGAGTTGGGAATTGGATTACGATTCGGATAGTTCATGTACAGTTTTTTGAAGTCTATTTGGAGGGTTTTTATATGGGAAAGGTTATGGGAAAGGTTATGGGATTTTTGCTGTGATGGTTTGTTGAGGGTAAGAGGTggatatatatttatatatagtttGGGGTGGTTGAGAGTGTGGTGGGAGCATTTGGTTGATTGATCGGTTGTTTGTtggtctttttttttgacaGAGGATTGTATGTGAGTTTACGATCGGTAGATGTTGGTTTTATTGGAATATAGTGTAGAGGTGTTGGTGAGGTAGTATGAATTTGAGGTGAGCTATTGTGGTAGTAGGTTAATTTTATGGTGATGTGGATAGCTTCATATTTACTGGATTGGGAATGTAGACTAGGGGTTCGGGCGCAGCCCGTGCCGAGCGGAGCGAGGTGTGGCGTTTAGAAAGTACTTGGTAGCCGACGGAACGGAGGCGTGGATGATTAGTTTACTGTGGTAAAGATAGGGTTTGATGGGTGGCTGATTGGGTGTAATGAGTAAGGGGGAAGGACGAGGGTGAGGAAGGGGTAGGGCACGGGGAGAACACATGACATCGATACATCTCAGGGCCCGGGAGGGCCCTTCTATGATTCCTTAGATGTATCGATGGCCAAAGGCCGTCCGTGCCTTTAAGACATGCGGTGAGCGTGTCCATTGGTAATGCCATGGTCCTTAGGACCTGGCACACAGTAAGCGGGTCTTCAACCACGCACTTTGGTAAAATCCACGGGATTTATGGCCCTTGGGTGGGACCCAAGAGTGATGGCCGTCCGGCAGGACGAATGGGAGATCGGGTGTGTTGGCCGGACTTGCTGGTAGGGCCCGTGCTCATGTATTGAGACGGTATTGCCTGTGGTAAAAAGGCGGTCAAGGACTGACCGCCTCCCAAAGAGGAGATTCTTGGCACCAGCAATGTAAGATTGGTGCGCATGACTTGAACTATATGCAGGTTTTACTGGCATGCATGGTACACTGTTTTACCAGGAAGTGGTCTCCTGTGTGTGTGTCAGCAGGGGCCATGCGGTATAAAGCCTGGCTTGTTCCCTCCTGATTCCATTGGTTTTACTCAATCTGAGAATTGTCTGTTGGCCAGTGAATGTACATACAGATACTCCTCTCGTCGGCCTTGACTTGTTCTGCGCGTGGTTATTGAGGCAATTGGTATAATCGGTTCAGGCGTTGGAGCTACGGGAAGATGGTTGAGGTCCAGGGTACGTTACTTTATCCGAGAGCCTCGTCTTGTCTCCTCATTGAGTTTCATTTCTATAGGACGTTTATTTGACAGAGGAGACGGCCTCGGGCATGGTGTGCAGGAAGCAATCTCGTGTTGGCCCTCAAAAGTTAACGCACATGACCGGATGAGAACGCCGGACGATGCAGTTGGAAGGAATATGATAAATGCGAGTGACGAGGTGGAGATGATTTACACGTCGAATGGCGATTATGAagtcgatgaagatggtgataCCATCATCCGAGACGCACCGCCACTGGGGAAAGATATTGTGTCCAGGCTTAATGACGGGGATCCCGTGGGTGAACATGCTGTTGAGGCGGAATGTGAAATCAATCACAGCAATGTCAATTTTAGGTACCAATGGACTCTATTTGAACAAAGTCATCAGTCCACACCATTTACTGATAACCCGCGGAGTGTGCTCGGAAAGGGGGATGATACTGAGGCTGGAAGGGAAGATGGCGGGATGCCAGGAGTTGGATCTGGCTCACGTCTTGACGGTGGCAGTTTGCAGATGGGTCTATTGGTGACAATAGGTCTAGAGCGGATGGGTATGCAAACTGATATGCGTCTGATGGGTCGTCTGGACCAGGTGCGGAAAGGTGGCCGTCGAAGAGGGTTGGTTCGCATGGAGGTGGTGATTTGAACAGGCTGCGTGTATTGGTTAGAACACGTTGGCTGCGGGGTTTGCTGACTCATTAGAGTATGCGGCAGCCTGCAGGTGAAATGGGAGGAGAGTTTGCGTGACGAGGTGATTCTGATGGAAAGTATTGTTTATTGATGTTGGAGGATCTATGGTAGGAGAAGTATGCCAGAGGGGGCCGTGGGATGTGAGAAATCTTCTTCGAAGCAGCGTCAATCTTTTCTCTGCTGAGACATAACGCTCATTAGGTACCTTGTTTGATTGAATGAACGATATGATCCTATTGTTATGTGTGTTTTGCTGTTCGAGTAATCGATATTATTTGTCCATGACAGCAGCCAGTCCGTCCGCTCTTCCAAGGGTCCCAAGGTAAACAGTCTTCCTAAATGTGCTAGTGAGAGGTGGGAGCCTGTCGCAATCTCCGTTTCCATTGCAGGCCTGGTGGTGATAGAAGTCCAATGTGACATTACGTGGTGGCCCAGGGACTATGCAATATCAGTGAGATTATGTACACGCGACATTTTCAAACCTCGCCGAATGAGGAATATTCACCGTACCTGGGGGATCTTATTCTGCCCATCCAAAAAGAACACTCGGATCTGCAAAGCAAGAGTCAATGATGGACATATCCCCAAAAAGCAGGCACAGAACCGCTTAGAGATAAGAGCCTAGCTGCGTCGATTCTCCATCTCAGTCCAGCGCATAGCTGTGATGGGCGTATTGTCCTTTCCAAGATCAGTTACAAAAGCCTCGCCTCTGACGAACCAGTTATGGTCTTGGTGGCAGCAGGATGCCCGGATAACTTTGTCTTCACCTCTAAATACATAGTAGACTCGTATACGCCTCTTGCCATTGCGGGAAAATTCAACGGCATCGGTGCTTGCAACGTCAGGCATCAGGGACAGATCCATCGCTAACGGAAACCAGACTTATTCGCAGTAGTTGGCCAAAGTTGCGCGCCTATTAGACAGGCCTGAAACTGGAAAGAATTAAGGCAAGGAAAACTGGCCAAACCTTCATCCAAAACCCACCTCTTATCCACCAGCTGAGCATATGGCCTCTTGTTATAAAAGCTCGACATTCATAATACTAAGTGTGCTAGAGTGGCTTTTCGCACTTGGCTACAATGCTTGGAGATGGTATCCCATAACTTCCTGTGAATGCGGTCAGAGTCACCAGAATAGCACAGCTGAACTGGGCTATGAATGGGTTCATATCAGAGTAGAAGAACTAATCCATGACCCACTGCAGTACCCTAGCTTATTTATACTCTCATACAAGTAACCAACAGGAATCTTCAGAGTGAACTAGCGAAG contains the following coding sequences:
- a CDS encoding ABC transporter ATP-binding protein; its protein translation is MAATSEASTEVKASAKPSIWRRATSFGRLLFYAVPSSTDLIILLVGFLAAVASGVPFPIMSIVFGQLVNGLNSATCDVDPSTAASYQAGINSKILLIVYVGIAYFALIYIHTLCWNIFSERLAQRIRERYFSAILRQDTTFFDNRPAGEVSARITDEIAVVQQGTNEKVGIVISSVSFFVAAYVVAFIKDPKLAGMLVSLTPAYLTMALGGGYLVQKYVGRSIEAMAMASSAALEAISNPLVVHAFSANARLEQRFVEVLAPALSAGVWKSVAVALQAGLLYFIAFSANGLAFWQGSRQIASAVESNITGITIGDTFTVILILIDASLVLSQAAPFLRSFDAASVAFAKLEADMNRPAVIDGTVEGTGGLLSDVAGEVELRNVDFAFPSRPDKPVLQGLSFVCPAGRQTAIVGLSGSGKSTVAGLIARFYDPVEGTVLLDGRDLRELNVRSVRSHISLVQQEPYLLNRSILENIALGLINSPKHEHLRPALMSDVLAKVAAAVRDGQSLTAASQEHGDLVREIVELTLNAAALADATGFIERLPEGFGASVGAQGHLISGGQKQRISLARALVKDPRILILDEATASLDSASELRIQQALGKLAAGRTMIIIAHRLSTVKTADNIIVLRQGKLVEQGTHRDLMDARGAYAELVRLQNLNINGSEEGNSTAAASSNCSTEEISEKAGALETSTVADVPHADTREPADEVVEGERTFSATAQSMGALLRPYSFVLVIATVGAIVIGGTYCGSALIFGNVVSKLSYCEEPGSIRHAGELFGLLFFILAIIEFTANFSSWSLFGWVAEQVVYKVRVLSLRSILEQDLAWHESQGRNPSLLLGLITKDSTALGGLTGSVICTLLSILVSLVATITMTHIIAWKIAIVCLSVVPLLLGAGYMRVTTLARFEEEHLEAFANSNAITVEAVNSIKTVMSLSLEHEILGTYRRSLQEPMRQITKHSAWANLWLAVGYGLSNFLYALAYWWGSTRIMAGEYTPTQFFIVQLALLVSSQLWGQAFALAPDVSRAFSATRRLLNMLDMGSTKKLSAPLTPVWDVEEATATGEKAPPAAGGVSVAFKQVFFSYPARRESPVLHGLDLSIQRGQFAALVGPSGAGKSTIVSLVERLYAPTAGTVAIDGHDIAYGDTSFRSAIAYVPQQSVLFNGTIRFNLTLGARPGQTVSQEELEEACKAANIHDTIMQLPDGYDTLCGPNGDRLSGGQKQRLAIARALIRKPRLLLLDESTSALDAESERLLQDGLEKAAKHMTIIAIAHRLYTIRKADVIFLIENGRCVDQGTHAQLMERSESYRVNVLNQAVDS